Proteins from a single region of Deltaproteobacteria bacterium:
- a CDS encoding glycosyltransferase produces MVEGSVVTRSTAPIAAVEVAVQSSRAIGPKILLYSHDTFGLGNIHRTLLVAEALTGALPAAAVLIVTGSPVIHALRIPDGMDYVKLPCLDRLAAERCQPRFLSSWSDDVKRMRRDILRKAALGFDPDLVIVDKRATGVDGELLGTLAALRRLRRSPRIVLGLRDILDEPARTRHALAKSHAFATIERYYDEVWVYGTPVVFDPVREYGFPEAVARKTVFCGYLRTGTEGRPSDGGPPRVLVTTGGSGDGSDVVEAYLEGLLGLPRRFALRTTIIFGPQMPESRRTRILERFGVLPDVAFFDFEPDLGRRYAEADVVVSMAGYSTVCELLSSGRRAILVPRTEPVREQLIRARRFAELGYFDLVEPRHLEPERLIRKVLAALRRDVASVPSVDLGGLPRIVERARVLLRGGNA; encoded by the coding sequence ATGGTCGAAGGAAGTGTGGTCACGCGAAGCACGGCGCCGATCGCCGCCGTCGAGGTGGCGGTGCAGTCGTCCCGGGCGATCGGACCCAAGATACTCCTCTACTCGCACGATACCTTCGGACTCGGGAACATCCATCGCACGCTGCTCGTAGCAGAGGCGCTCACCGGGGCGCTTCCGGCTGCGGCCGTCCTCATCGTCACGGGCTCCCCCGTCATCCACGCGCTGCGCATCCCGGACGGGATGGATTACGTGAAGCTCCCGTGCCTCGACCGCCTCGCCGCCGAGCGGTGCCAACCGCGTTTCCTGTCATCCTGGTCTGACGACGTGAAGCGCATGCGCCGCGACATCCTCCGCAAGGCGGCGCTCGGCTTCGACCCCGACCTGGTGATCGTCGACAAGCGAGCGACCGGGGTGGACGGCGAGCTGCTCGGGACCCTGGCGGCGCTCAGAAGGCTGCGCCGGTCGCCGCGCATCGTGCTCGGGCTGCGCGACATCCTGGATGAGCCGGCGCGCACGCGCCACGCGCTGGCGAAATCGCACGCGTTCGCGACCATCGAGCGCTACTACGACGAGGTGTGGGTGTACGGCACCCCGGTGGTCTTCGACCCGGTGCGCGAGTACGGCTTCCCCGAAGCCGTCGCCCGCAAGACGGTCTTCTGCGGCTATCTCCGAACCGGTACCGAGGGGCGCCCGTCCGACGGCGGGCCGCCTCGGGTGCTCGTGACAACAGGCGGAAGTGGGGACGGCAGCGACGTCGTGGAGGCCTACCTCGAGGGGCTGCTCGGGCTTCCCCGCCGGTTCGCTCTCCGTACGACGATCATCTTCGGCCCGCAGATGCCCGAGAGCCGCCGCACCCGGATCCTCGAGCGGTTCGGCGTCCTCCCGGACGTCGCCTTCTTCGATTTCGAACCCGACCTCGGCCGCCGCTACGCCGAGGCCGACGTCGTGGTCTCGATGGCCGGATACTCGACCGTATGCGAGCTTCTCTCGTCCGGGCGCCGCGCCATCCTCGTCCCCCGTACGGAGCCGGTGCGCGAGCAGCTCATCCGCGCCAGGCGCTTCGCCGAGCTCGGATACTTCGACCTCGTCGAGCCGAGGCATCTCGAGCCCGAGCGGCTGATCAGGAAGGTCCTCGCCGCTCTGCGGCGCGATGTCGCGTCGGTTCCCTCCGTCGACCTGGGCGGGCTGCCGCGGATCGTCGAGCGCGCACGGGTGCTGCTTCGAGGAGGGAACGCGTGA